The Mesorhizobium sp. INR15 region TGGTTGTTGAGGCAGTCGATATAGCCCCGGTAGAGATCGGTTTCGGTCACGGCGATGGCTCCAGGGGCGGGATCATGTTCCGTGGAAGATAGGACGGTCGCGGATCGCGTCCAGATGAATTAGGCCCGATAACGCAAGGCATCGACCAGCAGCGAAAAGGCGGGCGTCGCTTGCCGGCGGCTCGGATAGTAGAGGTGGTAGCCGGGGAAGGGCGGACACCAGTCGGCCAGAACGCGGATCAGCCGGCCATCGGCGAGTTCCCGGCTCACCTGGTCCTCGGGCAGGTAGGCGAGGCCGAACCCGGCCAGCACCGCCTTCAGGCGCAGGCCGATGTTGTTGAACACCAGCTGGCCCTCGACGCGCACGTTGAGCTCGCGGCCATCCTTCTCGAATTCCCAGACATAGAGCCCGCCATAGGTCGGCAGGCGCAGGTTGATGCAGTCATGCGCCATCAGGTCCTGCGGCATTGCCGGCCGCTTGTGCCTTTCGAAATAGGAGGGCGCGCCGACCAGGGCCATGCGCATGTCAGGCCCGATACGCACGGCGATCATATCCCGCGCCACCTGTTCGCCAAGCCGTACTCCG contains the following coding sequences:
- a CDS encoding LysR family transcriptional regulator: MPRENLNELIAFLAVARERSFTKAAQLGVSQSALSHTIRALEERLGLRLLTRTTRSVSPTEAGERLMRTVGPRLDEIETELTALSALREKPTGTIRITAGEHSAETILWPAIARLLPDYPDIKVEIIIDYGLTDIVAERYDAGVRLGEQVARDMIAVRIGPDMRMALVGAPSYFERHKRPAMPQDLMAHDCINLRLPTYGGLYVWEFEKDGRELNVRVEGQLVFNNIGLRLKAVLAGFGLAYLPEDQVSRELADGRLIRVLADWCPPFPGYHLYYPSRRQATPAFSLLVDALRYRA